One Microbacterium sp. W4I20 DNA window includes the following coding sequences:
- a CDS encoding carbohydrate ABC transporter permease: MQDTTRIVLAGKEPRAQRKAPRTAGGWLLVLGKVILGAIFVIASLFPLAWMIIAGFKSKTEVVETPFQFFPEVWLWQNYAQILADPTFLQTLAWTFMGAVLFTVGSLAVNSLAAYAFARLDFRFKGIIWVIVITTMFIPGMTILLTSFIVVTRLSMLDTLSVLVIPGLASAGMVFFIRQFYLNIPKSLEEAAMLDGCGRFGIFVRIFLPLSKPPFVVMGITAFLGYWNSYVWPILTITSPERFVLQQYLATFRSERSTELGLLMAGSVLAAAPVIILFLIFQRQIIGNIKMAGLK, from the coding sequence ATGCAGGACACCACCCGCATCGTCCTCGCCGGCAAGGAGCCGCGGGCGCAGCGCAAGGCACCGCGCACCGCCGGCGGCTGGCTCCTCGTTCTCGGCAAGGTGATCCTCGGCGCGATCTTCGTGATCGCCTCGCTGTTCCCGCTCGCCTGGATGATCATCGCCGGCTTCAAGTCCAAGACCGAGGTCGTCGAGACGCCGTTCCAGTTCTTCCCCGAGGTGTGGCTGTGGCAGAACTACGCGCAGATCCTCGCCGACCCGACGTTTCTGCAGACGCTCGCGTGGACGTTCATGGGAGCCGTGCTGTTCACGGTGGGAAGCCTCGCGGTGAACTCGCTCGCGGCCTACGCCTTCGCGCGGCTGGACTTCCGGTTCAAGGGGATCATCTGGGTGATCGTCATCACCACGATGTTCATCCCGGGCATGACCATCCTGCTCACGAGCTTCATCGTCGTCACCCGGCTGTCGATGCTCGACACCCTCAGCGTGCTGGTCATCCCCGGTCTTGCGAGCGCCGGCATGGTCTTCTTCATCCGGCAGTTCTACCTGAACATCCCGAAGAGCCTCGAGGAGGCGGCGATGCTCGACGGCTGCGGCCGGTTCGGCATCTTCGTGCGCATCTTCCTGCCGCTGTCGAAGCCGCCGTTCGTGGTGATGGGCATCACGGCCTTCCTCGGCTACTGGAACTCGTACGTCTGGCCGATCCTGACGATCACCTCGCCCGAGCGCTTCGTGCTGCAGCAGTACCTCGCGACGTTCCGCTCCGAGCGCAGCACCGAGCTCGGGCTGCTGATGGCCGGCTCCGTGCTGGCCGCGGCACCGGTGATCATCCTGTTCCTGATCTTCCAGCGCCAGATCATCGGCAACATCAAGATGGCGGGACTCAAGTAA
- a CDS encoding DUF4185 domain-containing protein — protein MKTENTYGPKISRRGVLQGAAVVGASFFAATAVPAPASAAGLTVSRIKVLAGTQSPSQYGIGATDLGIPARTPDGRMLFLFGDTWADHVGGANWRSPVALYSSTTNLAAGVTFNGSGGAGANTQGVAPQLWYYPHDAYFTTVIPSDVITIGSRMYLHAIVNGPAFGAVRWTELWKSDDNGATWQHTGLQFPANMAGGKFQCITWGLGSDGYVYIYGTGFQRDKGIVLYRVPSNNMTTLSAYQPWGFANGSWGWGKPVTEVLSGGFGEMCLRPLGGKWILTWFNAPAYRIDAMVLNTPTDNLYTATKTTLLYGSEWNQEDASHVAQLYGGYIIPGSTLSDLHLSVSQWHTGNNSVYHSEQFRVQGLV, from the coding sequence ATGAAGACCGAGAACACGTACGGACCGAAGATCAGTCGCCGGGGAGTGCTCCAGGGCGCGGCGGTGGTGGGAGCGTCCTTCTTCGCCGCGACCGCGGTGCCGGCGCCGGCGTCGGCCGCCGGCCTGACCGTGTCGAGAATCAAGGTGCTCGCGGGCACGCAGAGTCCCTCGCAGTACGGCATCGGGGCGACGGATCTCGGCATCCCCGCACGAACGCCGGACGGGCGGATGCTGTTCCTGTTCGGCGACACGTGGGCCGACCACGTCGGCGGCGCGAACTGGCGCTCCCCGGTCGCGCTGTACTCGTCGACCACGAACCTCGCGGCCGGAGTGACCTTCAACGGCTCCGGCGGGGCGGGCGCGAACACGCAGGGTGTGGCTCCGCAGCTCTGGTACTACCCGCATGACGCCTACTTCACGACGGTCATCCCCTCGGACGTGATCACGATCGGATCGCGGATGTATCTGCACGCGATCGTGAACGGCCCGGCCTTCGGGGCCGTGCGCTGGACGGAGCTGTGGAAGTCGGACGACAACGGCGCCACCTGGCAGCACACCGGTCTGCAGTTCCCGGCGAACATGGCCGGCGGCAAGTTCCAGTGCATCACGTGGGGCCTCGGCAGCGACGGCTACGTGTACATCTACGGCACCGGCTTCCAGCGAGACAAGGGCATCGTGCTCTACCGGGTGCCGTCGAACAACATGACCACGCTCTCGGCCTACCAGCCGTGGGGCTTCGCGAACGGATCCTGGGGCTGGGGCAAGCCGGTGACCGAAGTGCTCTCCGGCGGGTTCGGCGAGATGTGCCTGCGTCCGCTCGGCGGCAAGTGGATCCTCACGTGGTTCAACGCCCCGGCGTACCGGATCGACGCGATGGTGCTGAACACCCCGACCGACAACCTCTATACGGCGACGAAGACCACGCTGCTGTACGGGAGCGAGTGGAACCAGGAGGATGCTTCGCACGTCGCGCAGCTGTACGGCGGCTACATCATCCCCGGGTCGACCCTGTCGGATCTGCACCTCAGCGTGAGCCAGTGGCACACCGGGAACAACAGCGTCTACCACTCCGAGCAGTTCCGGGTGCAGGGGCTCGTGTAG
- a CDS encoding methyltransferase, with protein sequence MKLTARTLRGLEWVAAAEIERRLPDATSIRMAPREVTFEYPILDAALLQLQPVDDIFCVVSTIDGVGSTKDAVADLASRMQRLDWEPVLAELRSVRTIPDGFFFDVVASIDGAHRYNRFDVENAAGAALAPQLGGTHLARTAEGFASADRPDLTVRVFVQDGSAVVAVRLTAAPLHRRPYKQATGPGTLHPPAAAALATIAGVTSDDRVYDPFCGDGTIAIETALQHPGIVFGASDLDPVRVDNARQNAGRAGVDVDFRVADAALISWQEVEPSVVLTNPPWNNAVHAAGGAAASLDAVWRAARPALRGGRLCVLADEKLGIPERLAGLGYRPSFTTLIRLNGRLTSLVVAGAGDGPGPELAPELRAWHTAAHSGDGKVGFLA encoded by the coding sequence GTGAAGCTGACAGCTCGCACGCTGCGGGGCCTGGAATGGGTCGCCGCCGCCGAGATCGAGCGACGACTGCCGGACGCGACGAGCATCCGGATGGCGCCGCGCGAGGTGACCTTCGAGTACCCGATCCTCGACGCGGCCCTGCTTCAGCTCCAGCCCGTCGACGACATTTTCTGCGTGGTCTCGACGATCGACGGTGTCGGATCGACGAAGGATGCGGTCGCCGACCTGGCGAGCCGGATGCAACGCCTCGACTGGGAGCCGGTGCTGGCCGAGCTGCGGAGTGTGCGGACGATCCCGGACGGGTTCTTCTTCGACGTGGTCGCGAGCATCGACGGCGCCCACCGCTACAACCGGTTCGACGTCGAGAACGCGGCCGGCGCCGCACTCGCCCCGCAGCTCGGGGGTACGCACCTCGCGCGCACGGCGGAGGGCTTCGCGTCGGCGGATCGGCCGGATCTCACGGTGCGGGTGTTCGTGCAGGACGGGTCTGCCGTGGTGGCGGTGCGGCTGACCGCGGCGCCTCTGCATCGGCGCCCGTACAAGCAGGCGACGGGGCCGGGCACCCTCCACCCGCCGGCCGCGGCGGCGCTCGCCACCATCGCGGGCGTGACCTCCGACGATCGCGTCTACGACCCGTTCTGCGGTGACGGGACGATCGCCATCGAGACCGCGCTGCAGCATCCGGGCATCGTCTTCGGGGCCAGTGACCTCGATCCGGTCCGCGTGGACAACGCGCGGCAGAACGCCGGCCGCGCAGGGGTGGACGTGGACTTCCGCGTCGCGGATGCCGCGCTGATCTCCTGGCAGGAGGTCGAACCGTCGGTCGTCCTCACCAACCCGCCCTGGAACAACGCCGTGCATGCGGCCGGCGGAGCAGCGGCATCCCTCGACGCAGTCTGGCGCGCGGCCCGGCCGGCACTGCGCGGAGGGCGCCTCTGCGTGCTGGCCGACGAGAAGCTCGGCATCCCGGAGCGGTTGGCGGGACTCGGCTACCGCCCCAGCTTCACGACCCTCATCCGGCTCAACGGACGCCTCACGTCGCTGGTCGTCGCGGGCGCGGGCGACGGTCCCGGGCCGGAGCTCGCGCCCGAGCTGCGGGCCTGGCATACAGCCGCGCACTCAGGAGACGGAAAAGTCGGCTTCCTAGCGTGA
- a CDS encoding DoxX family protein, which produces MTNTKAPSPAVSLGLLVLRVVVGAVFAAHGAQKIFEFTIPGTIGSFADMGIPLPELAAPVVAFVELIGGILLILGFLTRPVGILLTVDMAVALVAVHLPAGLWVGEGGYEFVAVLGVAALALALTGAGRFSLDGALLRGRAPAWLS; this is translated from the coding sequence ATGACGAACACCAAAGCCCCCTCTCCCGCCGTCTCTCTGGGACTCCTCGTCCTGCGCGTCGTCGTCGGCGCCGTCTTCGCCGCACACGGCGCGCAGAAGATCTTCGAGTTCACCATTCCCGGCACCATCGGCAGCTTCGCCGACATGGGCATCCCGCTGCCCGAGCTCGCCGCACCCGTCGTCGCGTTCGTCGAGCTGATCGGCGGCATCCTGCTGATTCTCGGCTTCCTCACGCGCCCCGTCGGCATCCTGCTCACGGTCGACATGGCCGTCGCGCTCGTCGCCGTGCACCTCCCCGCGGGCCTCTGGGTCGGAGAGGGCGGCTACGAGTTCGTGGCGGTCCTCGGCGTCGCGGCTCTCGCCCTTGCCCTGACCGGTGCGGGACGGTTCTCGCTCGACGGCGCGCTGCTGCGCGGACGCGCCCCGGCCTGGCTCAGCTGA
- a CDS encoding gamma-glutamylcyclotransferase family protein — MSTPHRVFSYGTLRQAEVQRALYGREVPTTVDSLPGYRLDWLLITDPLVIATSGSDRHPILRRGTETDAVDGACLELSDTELQATDDYEVDDYGRREVTLTSGRTAWAYLEVS; from the coding sequence GTGAGCACCCCGCACCGCGTCTTCTCGTACGGAACCCTTCGACAGGCCGAGGTGCAGCGCGCGCTGTACGGCCGCGAGGTGCCGACGACCGTCGACTCGCTTCCCGGGTACCGCCTGGATTGGCTGCTGATCACCGACCCGCTCGTCATCGCGACGAGCGGGTCGGACCGGCATCCGATCCTTCGGCGAGGAACGGAGACGGATGCCGTCGACGGCGCCTGCCTCGAGCTCTCGGACACCGAGCTCCAGGCCACCGACGATTACGAGGTCGACGACTACGGCCGTCGAGAGGTGACGCTCACCTCCGGCCGCACTGCGTGGGCGTACCTCGAGGTCAGCTGA
- a CDS encoding DUF4185 domain-containing protein, translating into MAPLKRRRLAAGAALASLVVVVASAAVSAPAIATTASTPVTVVEKLTGPDAPNNTWGRWDIKATDLGIMWDDGDGHVLTAFGDTFGNSWTGPGGGAPPNGNWRSNVLVRSSDADLSDGMLFDWAAQAPQGVAKEIIPSKKINGDEITVIPTAGISVGDRQYLGFMSVKQWGPPGMWDTNHAGIAYSDDGGANWTVSDTRWENPDGDDPFQMQSYVQKGGTIYVFGTQNGRNGPVSVAKVPAKKLLDKSQYRYWDGRKWSKKEADAAPVIDAPMSEVSVQYDAHSKRFLLMTLSGEDIVLHTAKNPEGPWSPAQTVASSTDYPALYGGYFHPWNKDGEIYFAMSQWNPYNVYLMHMRLDKHGMIVDPNLIVDPSFERSDAVGTGADGTWGAKPNSGIDTAPGGGFTGDRNIFVRYNSGWRDIWQDVAVEPNTSYRLTGFLRTSTNSDNGYFGVRELDGTVLGEAHFVSVGAWTRFTVDVDTGANDQVQVFGGVWTNSGDIWLQLDDVALVRSP; encoded by the coding sequence ATGGCGCCTCTGAAGAGACGACGACTCGCGGCCGGTGCCGCATTGGCTTCGCTGGTGGTGGTCGTGGCGAGCGCGGCCGTCTCGGCACCCGCGATCGCGACGACCGCGTCGACGCCGGTCACGGTGGTCGAGAAGCTCACCGGACCCGACGCCCCGAACAACACCTGGGGCCGGTGGGACATCAAGGCCACCGACCTCGGCATCATGTGGGACGACGGCGACGGCCATGTGTTGACGGCGTTCGGTGACACGTTCGGCAACTCGTGGACCGGTCCCGGCGGCGGCGCCCCGCCCAACGGCAACTGGCGCAGCAACGTGCTGGTGCGCTCGAGTGACGCGGATCTCTCCGACGGGATGCTGTTCGACTGGGCGGCGCAGGCACCCCAGGGTGTGGCGAAGGAGATCATCCCGTCGAAGAAGATCAACGGCGACGAGATCACCGTGATCCCGACGGCCGGCATCTCGGTGGGCGACCGGCAGTACCTCGGATTCATGTCGGTGAAGCAGTGGGGCCCGCCCGGGATGTGGGACACGAACCACGCCGGCATCGCCTACTCCGACGACGGCGGGGCGAACTGGACCGTGTCGGACACCCGGTGGGAGAACCCCGACGGCGACGACCCGTTCCAGATGCAGTCCTACGTGCAGAAGGGCGGCACCATCTACGTCTTCGGCACGCAGAACGGGCGCAACGGCCCGGTCTCGGTCGCCAAGGTCCCCGCGAAGAAGCTGCTCGACAAGTCCCAGTACCGCTACTGGGACGGCCGCAAGTGGAGCAAGAAAGAAGCGGATGCCGCTCCCGTCATCGATGCGCCGATGAGCGAGGTCTCGGTGCAGTACGACGCACACAGCAAGCGGTTCCTGCTGATGACGCTGTCCGGCGAGGACATCGTGCTGCACACCGCGAAGAACCCCGAGGGCCCGTGGAGCCCGGCGCAGACGGTCGCGAGCTCGACCGACTATCCGGCGCTGTACGGCGGCTACTTCCATCCGTGGAACAAGGACGGCGAGATCTACTTCGCGATGTCGCAGTGGAACCCGTACAACGTGTACCTGATGCACATGCGGCTCGACAAGCACGGGATGATCGTCGACCCGAACCTGATCGTCGACCCGAGCTTCGAACGGTCGGATGCGGTCGGCACCGGAGCGGACGGCACCTGGGGCGCCAAGCCCAACTCGGGCATCGACACGGCGCCGGGCGGCGGATTCACCGGCGACCGGAACATCTTCGTGCGGTACAACTCGGGGTGGCGCGACATCTGGCAGGACGTCGCGGTCGAGCCGAACACCTCGTACCGGCTGACCGGATTCCTCCGCACGTCGACGAACAGCGACAACGGCTACTTCGGGGTGCGTGAGCTCGACGGCACCGTGCTCGGCGAGGCGCACTTCGTCTCGGTCGGCGCGTGGACGCGCTTCACGGTCGACGTCGACACGGGCGCGAACGACCAGGTGCAGGTGTTCGGCGGGGTGTGGACGAACAGCGGCGACATCTGGTTGCAGCTCGACGACGTCGCCCTGGTCCGGTCGCCCTAA
- a CDS encoding GNAT family N-acetyltransferase, producing MSEWLVTTIDEVRLRPLGIGDVASLRKVVADNRAHLTAGGDYGDLVTLDHAGLADRLVRDDTAGFLFGIFEDNRLQGVVSLVPVDPPRYGCGYWLAEEATGRGLATASLRALIDHAHRAVGATEIFAGISHGNVRSEAVLSRAGFAPVEVFSSYTRYRLARKP from the coding sequence ATGTCCGAGTGGCTGGTCACGACGATCGACGAGGTGCGGCTCCGGCCGCTCGGCATCGGCGACGTGGCCAGCCTCCGCAAAGTGGTCGCCGACAATCGTGCCCACCTCACCGCCGGGGGAGACTACGGCGATCTGGTCACCCTTGATCACGCCGGACTCGCTGACAGGCTCGTCCGCGACGATACGGCCGGATTTCTCTTCGGCATCTTCGAGGATAACCGGCTCCAGGGCGTCGTGAGCCTGGTGCCCGTCGACCCGCCACGGTACGGATGCGGGTACTGGCTTGCGGAGGAGGCCACTGGTCGCGGTCTCGCGACGGCATCGCTTCGCGCGCTCATCGACCATGCCCACCGCGCAGTCGGCGCGACCGAGATCTTCGCCGGCATCTCGCACGGCAACGTCCGCAGCGAGGCGGTGCTCTCGAGAGCCGGTTTCGCTCCCGTCGAGGTGTTCTCCTCCTACACGAGGTATCGGCTCGCACGGAAACCGTAG
- a CDS encoding glycoside hydrolase family 172 protein, whose product MTSASSDLASLAALRSVQTRSISPENFDGSAGGGGRATEGTGAANARDLGPGWKISPSIDIKAGDTFDLANIEGAGKITHIWITTHTDNWRTLLLRAYWDGSEEPAVEVPYGDFFCNGWGVFAQVNSQTIAANPHGGFNSYWPMPFKDGARLTIENTSVVDVRVYYQVTYEIGADYSNDAYFHAQWRRSNPLEDRTPHVILEGIEGQGQYVGTYIAWGVNSNGWWGEGEIKFYLDDDTDYPTIAGTGTEDYFGGAWNFDIPGQGYTEFSTPYLGMPQVIRPDGLYVSQQRFGMYRWHLLDPIHFATGIPKVDIQALGWRSGWRYLPLRDDIASTAMFYLDRPTARRPKTPTADDLEVHLGTAPVPDIGSTPPRAPQD is encoded by the coding sequence ATGACTTCTGCATCATCTGATCTGGCCTCCCTCGCTGCCCTGCGCTCCGTGCAGACGCGATCGATCTCCCCGGAGAACTTCGACGGATCCGCTGGGGGCGGAGGCCGGGCGACCGAGGGCACGGGCGCAGCGAACGCGCGTGACCTCGGCCCCGGCTGGAAGATCTCCCCCAGCATCGACATCAAGGCGGGCGACACGTTCGACCTGGCGAACATCGAGGGCGCCGGCAAGATCACGCATATCTGGATCACGACGCACACCGACAACTGGCGCACGCTTTTGCTCCGCGCCTACTGGGACGGCTCCGAGGAACCTGCCGTCGAGGTCCCGTACGGCGACTTCTTCTGCAACGGATGGGGCGTGTTCGCTCAGGTGAACTCGCAGACCATCGCAGCCAACCCGCACGGCGGATTCAACTCGTACTGGCCGATGCCGTTCAAGGACGGCGCCCGGCTGACCATCGAGAACACCTCGGTCGTCGATGTGCGCGTCTACTACCAGGTGACCTATGAGATCGGCGCGGACTACTCGAACGACGCGTACTTCCACGCCCAGTGGCGGCGGTCGAATCCGCTCGAGGACCGCACCCCGCACGTCATCCTCGAGGGCATCGAAGGTCAGGGCCAGTACGTCGGTACCTACATCGCGTGGGGTGTGAACTCGAACGGCTGGTGGGGCGAGGGCGAGATCAAGTTCTACCTCGACGACGACACCGACTATCCGACGATCGCAGGCACCGGCACCGAGGACTACTTCGGCGGCGCCTGGAACTTCGACATCCCCGGCCAGGGCTACACCGAGTTCTCGACGCCCTACCTCGGGATGCCGCAGGTGATCCGACCCGACGGGCTCTACGTGAGTCAGCAGCGCTTCGGCATGTACCGCTGGCACCTGCTCGACCCGATCCACTTCGCCACCGGCATCCCGAAGGTCGACATCCAGGCGCTCGGCTGGCGCAGCGGATGGCGCTACCTGCCGCTGCGCGACGACATCGCCTCGACCGCGATGTTCTACCTCGACCGTCCGACCGCGCGTCGCCCGAAGACGCCGACCGCCGACGACCTGGAGGTCCACCTAGGAACCGCTCCGGTGCCGGACATCGGCTCGACGCCGCCGCGGGCTCCTCAGGACTGA
- a CDS encoding LacI family DNA-binding transcriptional regulator has protein sequence MATIYDVAELAGVSPATVSRVFNGTSVSDEKVAAVRDAAAQLSFTPNRTARSLRRQSSEVIALVIPDIENPYFTEMARGVEDVASEAGYSVVLCNSDSQMEKEATYLRIAIAEHMSGIIIATAEEHSNLDSILATGRPVVAVDRSTTYDIDGVVMANRAAGMSATKDLIDAGYRRIAYIGGPEHIDTAAERAAGWRSALGAAQPDLDLDSLERFATFRVDGGRAAMEELLALADPPDAVVAGNNLIGVGAIQVLTEHGLTPPQVGVAVIGSLPFTTLSPNAVTVVRLPARHMGVTAARMLLERIKGDKQPARTVVLRNEVQPASTQRV, from the coding sequence ATGGCCACGATCTACGACGTCGCAGAACTCGCGGGGGTCTCTCCCGCGACGGTCTCGCGTGTCTTCAACGGCACGAGCGTGTCGGACGAGAAGGTCGCCGCTGTCCGCGATGCCGCGGCACAGCTGAGCTTCACGCCGAATCGCACCGCCCGGTCGTTGCGTCGACAGAGCTCCGAGGTCATCGCGCTCGTCATCCCCGACATCGAGAACCCGTACTTCACCGAGATGGCCCGCGGCGTCGAGGATGTCGCGTCCGAGGCCGGCTATTCCGTCGTGCTCTGCAACTCCGACTCGCAGATGGAGAAGGAGGCGACGTATCTTCGGATCGCGATCGCCGAGCACATGTCGGGCATCATCATCGCCACCGCCGAAGAGCACTCCAACCTCGACAGCATCCTCGCCACAGGACGTCCGGTCGTGGCGGTCGACCGCAGCACGACGTACGACATCGACGGCGTCGTGATGGCGAATCGGGCGGCGGGAATGTCGGCGACGAAGGATCTGATCGACGCCGGATACCGCCGTATCGCCTACATCGGCGGGCCCGAGCACATCGACACGGCGGCGGAACGCGCGGCCGGCTGGCGATCAGCGCTCGGTGCCGCTCAGCCCGACCTCGACCTGGACTCTCTGGAACGCTTCGCGACGTTCCGTGTGGACGGCGGCCGTGCGGCGATGGAGGAGCTCCTCGCGCTGGCGGACCCGCCGGATGCCGTCGTGGCGGGCAACAACCTCATCGGGGTCGGTGCGATCCAGGTGCTCACCGAGCACGGACTGACGCCGCCGCAAGTGGGAGTCGCCGTGATCGGCTCGCTGCCGTTCACCACTCTGTCGCCGAACGCCGTGACGGTCGTGCGGCTGCCGGCGCGGCACATGGGCGTCACGGCGGCACGGATGCTGCTGGAGCGGATCAAGGGCGACAAGCAGCCGGCGCGTACGGTCGTGCTGCGCAACGAGGTGCAGCCCGCGAGCACGCAGCGCGTCTGA
- a CDS encoding FGGY-family carbohydrate kinase, translating into MRCTLGVDIGTSSSKGVLVDDDGVIVATVTRAHEVSRPRSGWVEMDARVWWDEFVWITRDLIAAAPDAEIAGVGVSGMGPCILLADEHDEPVRPAILYGVDTRSTAQIARLTAELGTDAITRVGGSTLTSQAGGPKIAWIADEEPEAMARARRLFMPASWLARKLTGAYVLDHQSASQVSPLYDIEGEHWHEPWWAEYAGAIEQPALGWAGDRAGEVTADAASATGLAVGTPVIIGTIDAWTEAVSVGAHEAGDLMLMYGTTMFLVVTGEETLRTPSMWTTAGAFAGTRNLAGGLSTSGALTAWLKDLTGADYPELLEDAEKSGPGARGLLVLPYFAGERTPIQDPDARGVIAGLTLDHTRGDLYRAALEATALGVRHNVETMRAAGADIRRIVAVGGGTQGRLWLQIVSDVTGLVQEVPQTTIGASYGAAFLAATAIAEAGEAPAITSWNPITETIQPDAALRDFHDVLFDRYVRLYEGSKDVVHELAAEQREPAQQREPAEQREPADQRKAAA; encoded by the coding sequence ATGCGCTGCACCCTCGGGGTGGACATCGGCACGTCCAGCAGCAAAGGTGTGCTGGTCGACGACGACGGCGTCATCGTCGCGACGGTGACCAGGGCGCACGAGGTCAGTCGGCCGCGCAGCGGCTGGGTGGAGATGGACGCGCGGGTCTGGTGGGACGAGTTCGTGTGGATCACCCGCGACCTGATCGCCGCCGCGCCGGACGCCGAGATCGCGGGTGTCGGCGTCAGCGGCATGGGACCGTGCATCCTCCTCGCCGACGAGCACGATGAGCCGGTGCGCCCGGCCATCCTCTACGGCGTCGACACGCGGTCGACGGCCCAGATCGCGCGGCTGACCGCCGAGCTCGGAACCGACGCGATCACCCGGGTCGGCGGCTCGACCCTCACCTCGCAGGCGGGCGGCCCGAAGATCGCCTGGATCGCGGACGAGGAGCCGGAGGCCATGGCCCGCGCCCGTCGCCTGTTCATGCCGGCCAGCTGGCTCGCTCGCAAGCTCACCGGGGCCTACGTGCTCGACCACCAGTCCGCGAGCCAGGTCTCACCGCTCTACGACATCGAGGGCGAACACTGGCATGAGCCCTGGTGGGCGGAGTACGCGGGGGCGATCGAGCAGCCGGCACTCGGCTGGGCCGGCGACCGCGCCGGTGAAGTGACCGCTGATGCGGCATCCGCCACCGGCCTTGCTGTCGGCACCCCCGTGATCATCGGCACGATCGACGCGTGGACCGAGGCGGTCAGCGTCGGCGCGCACGAGGCCGGCGATCTGATGCTCATGTACGGGACCACGATGTTCCTCGTGGTCACGGGGGAGGAGACGCTGCGCACCCCCTCGATGTGGACCACCGCCGGAGCCTTCGCCGGCACCCGCAACCTCGCCGGCGGCCTCTCGACCTCGGGAGCGCTGACGGCCTGGCTGAAGGACCTGACCGGCGCCGATTACCCGGAACTCCTCGAGGACGCCGAGAAGTCGGGGCCGGGAGCGCGCGGTCTGCTGGTGCTGCCGTACTTCGCGGGCGAGCGCACCCCGATTCAGGATCCCGACGCTCGCGGCGTCATTGCGGGCCTCACCCTCGACCACACGCGCGGCGACCTCTACCGCGCCGCCCTCGAGGCGACGGCTCTCGGCGTGCGCCACAACGTCGAGACGATGCGCGCGGCCGGTGCCGACATCCGCCGGATCGTCGCGGTCGGCGGCGGCACCCAGGGGCGGCTCTGGCTGCAGATCGTCTCGGATGTCACGGGACTCGTGCAGGAGGTGCCGCAGACGACCATCGGCGCGAGTTACGGCGCTGCCTTCCTTGCAGCGACCGCGATCGCCGAGGCAGGAGAGGCACCCGCGATCACGTCCTGGAATCCGATCACCGAGACCATCCAGCCGGATGCTGCGCTGCGCGACTTCCACGACGTCCTGTTCGACCGATACGTGCGACTGTACGAGGGGTCGAAGGATGTCGTGCACGAGCTCGCCGCAGAGCAGCGCGAACCAGCACAGCAGCGCGAACCAGCAGAGCAGCGCGAACCAGCAGATCAGCGAAAGGCAGCCGCATGA